One part of the Anguilla anguilla isolate fAngAng1 chromosome 11, fAngAng1.pri, whole genome shotgun sequence genome encodes these proteins:
- the snai1b gene encoding snail family zinc finger 1b translates to MPRSFLVKKYFTSKKPNYSELESQADPFSAVPERYPLAELPTGENGSSAAYYPTGLVWNVGILPALYAPVSPSTPSPPGPLDLSSQSSSSSSSSEEDEGRTSDPPSPEPADCFQCARCRKSYSSPAALSRHQLTCAGADARASPAGRSAFHCKHCPKEYNSLGALKMHIRSHTLPCVCTTCGKAFSRPWLLRGHIRTHTGERPFSCPHCNRAFADRSNLRAHLQTHSEVKKYQCGACSRTFSRMSLLHKHSLTGCSSS, encoded by the exons ATGCCTCGATCTTTCCTTGTCAAGAAGTATTTCACCAGCAAAAAGCCCAATTACAGTGAACTGGAAAGCCAAGCTG ACCCTTTCTCAGCAGTGCCAGAAAGGTACCCATTGGCAGAGCTGCCGACTGGAGAAAATGGGTCCTCGGCTGCCTACTATCCCACTGGTCTGGTGTGGAATGTGGGTATCCTGCCTGCCTTGTACGCCCCAGTGTCCCCCAGCACTCCGTCCCCCCCTGGGCCCCTGGACCTGAGCTCTcagtccagcagcagcagcagcagcagcgaggAGGACGAGGGGCGCACGTCCGACCCGCCCAGCCCGGAGCCGGCCGACTGCTTCCAGTGTGCGCGCTGCAGGAAGAGCTACAGCAGCCCCGCTGCCCTCTCCCGCCACCAGCTGACCTGCGCGGGGGCGGACGCGAGGGCCTCGCCGGCCGGGCGCTCCGCGTTCCACTGCAAGCACTGTCCCAAGGAGTACAACAGCCTGGGGGCCCTGAAGATGCACATCCGCTCCCACACCCTGCCCTGCGTCTGCACCACATGCGGCAAGGCCTTCTCCAGGCCCTGGCTCCTGCGCGGACACATCCGCACGCACACAG gtgaGCGACCGTTCTCCTGCCCCCACTGCAACCGCGCCTTTGCCGACCGCTCCAACCTGCGGGCCCACCTGCAGACCCACTCGGAGGTGAAGAAGTACCAGTGCGGTGCCTGCTCTCGCACCTTCAGCCGCATGTCCCTGCTGCACAAGCACAGCCTCAccggctgctcctcctcctaG